In Antechinus flavipes isolate AdamAnt ecotype Samford, QLD, Australia chromosome 6, AdamAnt_v2, whole genome shotgun sequence, the sequence CATCtattacagaggaggaagcttAGAGtgatagaagggaccttagagtagCCTAGAACATAGTATTAAGGTTGGaaggcatgaagactggagctggaaAAAATCTAACCTAGAACCCTgccaataaataaatcaataaacatttatcacatGTCTACTATGTCTTAAAAACATCcaggaggaaccttagaacatggaatgtcaaagttagaaaggaccttagaacagagaatgtcagagctgggaaagacCTTGGAACATGGAATATCAGAACTGGGAAGGATTTTAAAACAgggaaggtcagagctgggaaggatcttagaacagggaatgtcagagctggagggactTCTGAACCTTGGCCTTCAGAGATGGAAGTCTCCATAAGCCATGGCCAGAGTCCAGGGGGCAAAAGAGGGACGACTCGGAAGGTCAGCTTGATATGGCTTTGCTATCCATCATTGCTGCTTCATTCCACATGTTTGTTGGCTTGTTTCACAGGCTTCGGGATGAAGTGGCTGGGTTCCTGACTTACTACTGCAAGGCCCCTGTTCCCCTCAAGCCAGAGAATGTGGGTAATCTTGTTCTTCAACCCCTGGGTGACTTGGGAGTAATGGGTGTGTTCTCTGGGTAGGGGTGGGATAAAGGCTGGCCCTGCTGGCATTTTTCTTAGTTCTTTGTATTAGGAACTATTGGGGAAAGGTTTATTATCCTTCTCCTCTTCTGAGGAGGAggtatccatccatccatcatccatctgttcatccatccatccatccatccatctgtccatccatccatccgttcatccatccatccatctgtctatccatccatccatctgttcatccatccatccatccgttcatccatccatccatccatctgttcatccatctatccatccatccatccatccatccatccatccgttcatccatccatccatccatctatccatttatccatccatccatccacctgttcatctatccatccatccatccatccctccatccatcaTCTCATCAGACAGCAAACATTGcttaaacacttactgtgtgactgaCATGGGGAGATGTGGACTTTAGATAAGATATTCCTCATTCTGATGGAACTTTTGGTGCTGTAGGGGactagagagagggagggaataagcatttatgaagcatttattatatactatatgcCAGAGCTTAACAAATATCCCATTTGAACatgtttaaaatcattattataattgCTGACATATTACGTATCACTTTACATATCTTGTCTCATGCCGTCTTCACAGCCACCTTGTGGAAGGTGCTATCTTTATAcagaaagaggaaactgaggcacaagagaGGAATAGTTACATGGCTTGACCAGGAGCATGCAGCTAATAGGGACGGACCTCAGCTTTGAACCTGCATGTTTCTGACTCCTAATCTAGTTCTCTACCCACCATGTTGCTTCCTTTGGTAACGTTCTGTTTTGTACCAACTTATGATTTGCTTGGTTTAGGGATTTCCCAGTGAATATCTCTCTTCTGGCATAGCGGTCTGGCCCCTATTCCACACCATCCCAGCTTCTCTGATAAATAGACTATCCCTAGATAAGTGCATTAGAGATTGGGAATATGAACCAATGAAGCGTTTCAGAGAGGACTTCCTGGAGGAGCAGGTCTTATTTGAGTTGGCTTTTAGAAATGGGAGCAATGCAGGGTCTAGCTGtgattctctttctcattttgttctgtGTTCAAACTGCAATCTCCCCCCTCCAATCTGAGGTGCCCTTGAAATGATCGCAGGCTCTCCATATCTCATCCTAAGTGGAGCATTCTCAGCTGTGTTTTCACTTACCCTGGGAGCTCACCCTGAGCAGGAAGggctttcccttctctccccactcccagcCCCCTAAGCCTGAGGGAAAGGAGGTAGCCACACCATGTGAGGGCAAGTTTCCCTTGTTAAAAGCTCTCTTTTTCTGGAGATGACCTTATTTTTGTCTCATCTTTacctagaggcagctaggtagcacagtggctaGAGGGCTTGGAGTCCAGGAAGCCCTCGGTTCAAATCTGATCAGAGACCCTTATGAGCTCTTTGACTCTGAGGgagtcatttaacttgtctgcctcagttttttcaactgtaaaatagggataataataatacctacttgtAGGACTCAGATGtgatctttttaaaacatttagcaccgtgtctggcacataataggaataatacttaattttccttcatttctccctttcttctcttcctttcttctttcatccctccttccccctttctttctttccttcttccctccctttctctttccctccctttcttccttccccctttctttctccctctctcccttccttcccttctctttttcctctttcctttctcccttctttcctgtgTCTCCTCAGGTGGTAGTGGCGAATGGTTGTGCCTCCCTCTTCTCTGCCTTGGCTACTGTCCTGTGTAATGCAGGGGGTGAGTGAGTTTTTCTGAGTCACGTGGTTCTGGGATCTGGCTTGTGATGTGATTAGGAGTAACTGATAAGGCCCCAGGCACCAGGCTTAAAGAGTCACCTTCACATCAAGAATGAGagcatcatttttccttttttctaatgcCTTCTTGTCATAGATTaagatttggaaagaaatttagtGAGTATCCAATCCAAGAGTTCATAACCTAGTGTTTATAGATAGTTCCCACTTCTCAACCAAAGGGTCTATAGACAGATTTTAGAAGATCCATGAAGGTGTATTTCAGAGGGTCCATGAAGACAGATTTTAGAGAATCCATGAATTTAGATAGaaaacaaattacatttttattttcactcatCTCTAACCGAAATTTAGCACTTCTTTCAATTATGaatataaacattattttgagaatgaTTGTGAATGTGGTAAACCACACTGTCAAAAGGATTCATGGTACAATAAAGGTTTAGAACCTCTTATTTGGTTGAACCGCATTGAtttttagagaaggaaactgaggcccacagtgACTTGCCTACGGTCACACAGGCAGTAGATAAAAGAGCTGGGATCTGAACcagtcttttgactccaagttcaggTTTCTATTCATTGTATCATATTGGTATCAGGAAATGCAAAGAGAAacaaatttggaatcagaaacacCCAGTTTTTAAATCCCAATATTGCTATTTAACTATCTCCATAATGTTATTATGCTGTTGTGTTGACCTTTATGGGATCAGAGCTTTGTCATTTATAGACAAGGATCTTCCAGAACCGGGATGTTCTATTCTTCACCATAAGGTTCATGCTGTGGTAGGCATTCTGATGGATGACACAGAACCCCTCGTTATGGTGATAAAAGTGGGGATGGCCCTAAAGGAACCATATACTAATATTGGTGGATTAGATAACCAGATTTAAAAACTGAAGGCATCAGAGGACCTTTTCCTCACTCATCTTCAGTAGTAGGAAGAGCTGAGGATTAAACCATCTGAAAGAGCCATTCCATGTGGTCTGTCTGGCCCAAGTAAAAATCTTCAGCATTATTGGTACTTGgcttattttaaaagtacttaggAGATGAGCCCAAATTTGTTTGAGAATTTTTCTGAGTAACTGAGGAATGTGCTCCATCAATTATCTTCATTGATAAAATCTACACCATTGGGACCAAAAGGTACGATTCAGATTcagatagagaaagacaatttTATCCTTGTCAAATTAGTTGGATGGGTTTGCCTCTAGGGGAGATGTGAAAATGGTTATGGCCACAAACTGAATGGAAACTTTGGATCCAGCACTAATTAGACCCGGATGTCTTGACTAGGAGATCAAGTTCTGTCTGCCAGATGAAAAGTCCAAGAAGTACATCTTTTGGAATCATACAAGCAGAATGACTTTGGCAGATGATGTAactttagatgattttttttctggctaaagATGATGTCTCTGGAGCAGACATCAAGGCAATTTGTATAGAACCTGGTCTGGTGGCTCTAAGAGAATGTGGAATGAAAGTAACAaatgaagacttaaaaaaaaatctaaagaaaatacACTTTATAAGAAACAGGAAGGCACTGCAGAGGGATTATTTCTAATtgagatttaaatatataattctaaatttatgtattatataattatctgTAATTGTGATACattatcataaaataaatgaattgttaATCAATTTTCATGTTATTCAGATATGATGTGTGGGGTATCCATTGAACTGTGCTCTTCTTTTGTTCATTGTGTTATAATGTATtccacagtaaaaaaaaaaattctctctcagaaggaaataaaaaaggattgaTGACAACATTTTAATGAAACCCTTTATTTCTGATCAAATTTCCCTGGGCCACGATTACCTTTACAGAATCATTAGTTTAGAACTGGTagggattttagagattattaaatttaatccTATCATCCCATTTCacccttttaaacatattaaattttttattaaattttttctttctcccctctactcttctagttaaaaaaaatcaaaatccttgTAAATATTCAGTCAAGcaaatcttcattttacacagATATAAAATCTCAACTTTTCAGTCTCTCTCACCCCCAAGATTCAGTCTTTTGCCAAGGCTTGTCACATAAGATGGAACTTGAATGCAGACACTCTGACTATACTGTATCACGCTACTTCCGAATACCTCCAAGGTCTCAACTTTGGGGTCGGAATGTTGGGAGATATAAAAATCTCCTAgggccaaaaaaacaaaacaccaaactCTTACTAAATGTTCCTAAAAAACCAGAGATGGTTGGGATGGGCGAGGGAGTGGAAAGTGGGGATGGGGTAAAGAGAGCTGAGTAGGATGGTAGGAGAAAATTTCATTAGAATGACATCCTTTTCTAATCTTTGCTTTCAGAGGCTTTTCTGATCTCCAGCCCTTATTATGGGGCCATCACTCAACACGTATATCTCTATGGGAATGTTCGACTGGTTTATGCTCATCTGGATAGCAGGGTAAGAGATTCCAGGACTCCCAGATGGGAATCTGAGCTTAATGAATGGTTCAACcccaagaagaaaaggaaattttctgaGTTTTGAATGTGCACTAAAGTGGAGAAGATGATGCATCTGAAGTAGCCAGGACTAGCggtgaaagggaagagaagtcACTTATCACCTTCCATATAGCTCAGGGCTAATCTCAGGTTGGGATTCTCAGTGGACCTCAAGCgctaaactggagaagaaatggaattagTCTTCTAGGCTAATGTAGCAAGGTGGGGAGTGTGAGACACATACTCGTGTGAATATTTATCCCACACAGACATATATGTGAAAGGTAGTTCCTCTAAtcgatcaataagcattttactaagcacttactatttgccaaATGTTATACTAGACACTggaattacaaagacaaaaatgaaacattgttTGCTTCCGAGGAACTTCTGTTTTATTAGTTGACAACATGgacataatataacataaaaaaacaCCTAGTGTCAGGACTTTACAAATAatagctcatttgattctcattggATCCCATCCAATAtggaagataagtgctattacGATTCCCAtctttacagattaagaaactaaagCAGAGAGGCATTAAGTGTCTTACCTGtttacaaaatacatgcaaaatctATATAAAGGATTTTTGGGGGGGTTGCAGCCAGCAACTATGGGAAAGTCTCCTGAGAAATGGTACCTGAGCTGAGCACTTTTGAGTGTAGGGATTCTAATAGGTATGGGTAAGGAAAGAAGGGCTGTCTTTTGAAATATGGATTCCATCTACCTGTAGTAAGTTGGAGATGAGGGATTTGGGGAGGAATAGAGAAGGGGTCTGTCTACTGGCTGATTCTTATACcacatcctccctccccccattggAAAGAGAGGAATGCATTTCAAGGGAACAACCAATTAATTAAAAGCAAGGAGACAAAATGGAAGCTGTGATAAAGGAGCAATAACAAATCCAATTTGACTCCACTGTAGGGAGTATGAAAGAGAGCAATGTGTGAGGAGGCTGGGAAGATAGATTGGGGTCAGGTTATGAAGGTTTTAACTGCCAAAGAAAGAGATTATTTGTAATCCCAGAGGTGATAGGGAACCATAGAAGTGTGGGAAGGAAGGGTGACTTAGAGTTCAGGGTCTTGTCTATCAGTGGAATTGAACACaaataatttgaaaagtttttcCAGGTCACTGGGATGGACAGCCGCCCCTTCCAACTTACAGTCAGGAAGCTGGAGATAGCCCTTCAGGGAGCCAAGTCTGAGGTATGTGGATCTCAGCCCAAAATCAGTGGATGGAAATTGATGACCACAATCAAGGCTGATTCTTCCTCAGGCTTTGGGAGTCTATGGGTTCATTTGggatatgggggggggggaatatcaAGAAATAAATAGTTCTTCTGAGTGGGAAATAACCATGTAAGGATTCATCTTCTCCAACAGattgctatgtgactttgagcaagttttcctctcttccttggaTTGAGTTTCCTGACTTGTAATAGGGAGGCATTTTGTCTTCAGAGATGAGAGCATCCGGAATTGatttagcattttaagatttgcaaagcacatcATATATGTTATCTTATTCCCATGACAGCCCTGAGAGAGGTgctattatacagatgaggaaattgaggtagagagAGTAGGTGAGGACTACAAGTCTAAGGGAGTTTCTGAGGCAGCATTTTTAGATTCAAGACCCATGTAATCTATTGCACTCCCAGCCATCTCTGATTTCTGAAGGTCTTTCCAGCTTTAACAGTTTATATAATTTAGTGACACTGTCCTGAGTTGTGATTCTAACTATGGGGGTGGTGATGGACAAAGTTAAGCGGTGGTGGATGGAGTTAAGTTACCCACTTCCTGCTCCATTCACTCCATCCACATGCTCATGTTGTTTCAGGGAATTAATGTCAGAGGTCTCATTCTCATCAACCCCCATAATCCTCTGGGAGACATCTACTCTCAGGAACAGCTGCAGGAGTTCTTGGACTTTGCAAAGAGGTGTGGTCTTGCCCTTTCCTTCCCCCGCCCTCTTTATTATACTTGGCTGAAAATTGGAAGCTCTCAGGTGTTGGGCCTTATGTATGTGTTGGTGGGAAGGGGCAGAATCCCCTTCCTTCAGAAATATGGATTCCATCTACTTGTAGTAGGCTGGAGATGAGGGATTTGGGGAAGAGTAGAGAAGGGGACTAATGGTCGACTCTACCCCCCACTCCTGTTGGCTTTCAAAGAGAACCACTCATTGGGAGATTGTTCTGTGGGTGTTGGAATTGACCATGGAGTtccattatttcttcatttttaaaaatacacattgctttatgaatgatGTGGGAGAGAAAcatcagaacaagagggaaaaaccatgggagagaaaaaacccagaaaaaagaaatgaacgtAGCGtgtgttgatctacattcaatcgccattgttctttttctgtatgtagaggtgttttctatccaaagtatattgggattgccttggagtTCCTGGTATTCCCGGATGAGAGAGAGGGACAAAGATGTCACGCTCTATCAGTAGGCCTATTGTAGGGCCCCTTTTactatctctcctttcctcccatccaGGCATGAGCTTCATGTGATAGTGGATGAGATATACATGTTGTCAGTTTTTGACGAGTCCGCCATGTTTCAAAGTGTCCTAAGCATGGACAGGTGAGGGCTGAGGCTGTGTGGGTGAGAACTGGGACACATTCCCCACTCCCTAGAAAGCCCGATTAGTGCATGTTACCCAGGATATGGGCTGCTGTGGGAGCCAGTTCTCTAAGAACCTCTGCATGTGGCCCAGTTTCATTCTTCCTGAACATCCTGCACCCTGGGGCTTCCTTCTGCTGAGCAATACTTCCAATGAAAACCAACAAGGGACGTGAGCTCTGAACACCTTTATTCTGAGTCTtgttacctatgtgaccttggacaagtcatgtaataGCTtatctcagccttagtttcttcatctgtaaaatgggaacaatagcaACATCTAAGATATAGGATTCTTATGAAGCTCAAATGCCTATCTTCTGTAAGCCTTGAAGCCCATATCAATGCCAGCTGTCATCCTTAACTCATCATTCTTTGAATGACTCTGTGAGGTACTTTGGGAAATTAAAATCCTCATttctcaggtgaggaaactgtgaCTCAGAGAGATGTCTTGACTTGCCtttggtcacacagctgggattTGACTTTGGATCTCTTGGTTCTGAAAAGCCATTGGGTTCTTTTTGCTGCATTGAGAGgcataaatgaggaaaactgacaaaaagaaattaagtgacttatccagagctCTATGGAAAGTCAATGGCAGCCCGTGTTAAGCCCTAAATCCAGCCATCCATCTCTCCATCCCTCCATTGAGTATTGAGAGTCATGTGTTTTTTTCTAGTGGATCATATTGTGCTTCCTGTTCCTTTGTGTATATCTTCATCACAGGCTTCCTGATCCCCAGAAGACCCACATGATATGGGGGACCAGCAAGGTAAGCCCCCCATCAGACCAAACTCAAGTACTGGAGTGAAGGAAAGAATGGGTTTTCCTCTGGAAATTGAGGAAGGGTTGGTCAATATTCAGAGCGGTTCTTCTACAGGACTTTGGGATCTCAGGCGTGCGCTTTGCCACCCTCTATACCGAGAATCAAGACGTCGCCAATGCCGTGGCCTCCCTCGGTTGTCTGCATGGCCTCTGCGGCACTACCCAGTACCGGATGGCACAGCTGCTTCGGGACCGAGGTGACAGAGCTGGGCTTCCAGCCTGAAGCTGGGGGGCTTGGGTCAGTTAAAAAGAATCAGGGGAAGGTGTGGAAAACTCTCCAGATAATAAGATATGCCCTTTTCCCCCTCTGTGATGAGCCTTGAAAGTAAGTAGGGAGGAGAAGCTTCTACTGTTAAAATCAGTGGGGTGATGTTCAATGGAATTGGTGGATTGGTGCAATTTCTCTTTGGGGCTCCCTTCCACTTGGACAGATTGGATCAACCAGGTGTACCTGTCCGAAAACCATTCCCGGCTTAGGGCTGCCCACGCCTATGTCACGGAAGAGCTGGAGACCCTGGGCGTCCCCTTCCTCAGGACCAAAGCTGGTTTCTTTGTCTGGATAGACCTGAGAAAAGTAAGGACAGTTGTGGTTTGGGGTCAATTCTGGTTAGGTAAAGCAAGGGTTTCTTCATCCagtagttaataagcatttatgtgccaggtactgacCTCTCTGATCCAGACCTTATGTcctgggggggtggagggggtggggggggagggaggtggggagagagattCAAAAGTTCAAGTAgataaacaaatgcaaaaatatacaaaataattagaaagtCCTTTTGGACATGGGAGAAAACTagcaaggggagagagagagagagagagagagagagagagagagagagagagagagagagagagagagagagagaaagaagagaagagagagtgtgagtgtgtgtgtgtgtgtgtgtgtgtgtgtgtgtgtgtgtgtgtgtgtgtgtgtaggagatcaggaaaagtttcctgTGATAAACAATATACCTAGAAAAATCACATGGAAAGGAGTATTATCCTAggggcaataggaagccactagatGATCTTGAGCAAGGGAGCAATGGATGTAGAACAGAGAATGGATGTAGTTGGATGTTATCTTGGCAGCTGGTGGAAAATGGTTCTCAGAGAGGGAAGATTTGAGTTCGGGAGACCAAGGCTCCTGAGCTTCTTGCTTTGTTTCCCTTGTTCCTAGTACCTGCGTATAGATACCTTTGAGGAGGAGTTCTCCTTGTGGCGCCGTTTCCTGGACCACAAGGTACTTCTTGGACTTTGCAAAGAGGTGTGGTCttgccctttccttccccccacccctttatTATACTTGGCTGAAAATTGGAAGCTCTCAGGTGTTGGGCCTTATGTATGTGTTGGTGGGAAGGGGAAGAATCCCCTTCCTTCAGAAATATGGATTCCATCTACTTGTAGTAGGCTGGAGATGAGGGATTTGGGGAAGAGTAGAGAAGGGGACTAATGGTCGACTCTACCCCCCACTCCTGTTGGCTTTCAAAGAGAACCACTCATTGGGAGATTGTTCTGTGGGTGTTGGAATTGACCATGGAGTtccattatttcttcatttttaaaaatacacattgctttatgaatgatGTGGGAGAGAAAcatcagaacaagagggaaaaaccatgggagagaaaaaacccagaaaaaagaaatgaacgtAGCGtgtgttgatctacattcaatcaccattgttctttttctgtatgtagttttctatccaaagtatattgggattgccttggagtTCCTGGTATTCCCGGATGAGAGAGAGGAACAAAGATGTCACGCTCTATCAGTAGGCCTATTGTAGGGCCCCTTTTactatctctcctttcctcccatccaGGCATGAGCTTCATGTGATAGTGGATGAGATATACATGTTGTCAGTTTTTGACGAGTCCGCCATGTTTCAAAGTGTCCTAAGCATGGACAGGTGAGGGCTGAGGCTGTGTGGGTGAGAACTGGGACACATTCCCCACTCCCTAGAAAGCCCGATTAGTGCATGTTACCTGGGATATGGGCTGCTGTGGGAGCCAGTTCTCTAAGAACCTCTGCATGTGGCCCAGTTTCATTCTTCCTGAACATCCTGCACCCTGGGGCTTCCTTCTCCTGAGCAATGCTTCCAATGAAAACCAACAGGTGACGTGAGCTCTGAACGCCTTTATTCTGAGTCTtgttacctatgtgaccttggacaagtcatgtaataGCTtatctcagccttagtttcttcatctgtaaaatgggaacaatagcaACATCTAAGATATAGGATTCTTATGAAGCTCAAATGCCTATCTTCTGTAAGCCTTGAAGCCCATATCAATGCCAGCTGTCATCCTTAACTCATCATTCTTTGAATGACTCTGTGAGGTACTTTGGGAAATTAAAATCCTCATttctcaggtgaggaaactgtgaCTCAGAGAGATGTCTTGAGTTGCCTTtggtcacacagctggggtttGACTTTGGATCTCTTGGTTCTGAAAAGCCATTGGGTTCTTTTGCTGCATTGAGAGgcataaatgaggaaaactgacaagaagaaattaagtgacttatccagagcaCTATGGAAAGTCAATGGCAGCCCGTGTTAAGCCCTAAATCCAGCCATCCATCTCTCCATCCCTCCATTGAGTATTGAGAGTCATGTGTTTTTTTCTAGTGGATCATATTGTGCTTCCTGTTCCTTTGTGTATATCTTCATCACAGGCTTCCTGATCCCCAGAAGACCCACATGATATGGGGGACCAGCAAGGTAAGCCCCCCATCAGACCAAACTCAAGTACTGGAGTGAAGGAAAGAATGGGTTTTCCTCTGGAAATTGAGGAAGGGTTGGTCAATATTCAGAGCGGTT encodes:
- the LOC127540011 gene encoding 1-aminocyclopropane-1-carboxylate synthase-like protein 1 isoform X2 encodes the protein MFSMLKQEDRDLAPSPAPSLGTNHGEGLGRESSEKRDEDPVDFYGLGDPAAKFSQMSPYLSSRGSIIKCFRDAAEEGYKAYHLDEYDEDKNPNGIINLGTSENKLCFDLLSSRLNQKDMQHIEPPLLQYPDWKGHRWLRDEVAGFLTYYCKAPVPLKPENVVVANGCASLFSALATVLCNAGEAFLISSPYYGAITQHVYLYGNVRLVYAHLDSRVTGMDSRPFQLTVRKLEIALQGAKSEGINVRGLILINPHNPLGDIYSQEQLQEFLDFAKRHELHVIVDEIYMLSVFDESAMFQSVLSMDRLPDPQKTHMIWGTSKDFGISGVRFATLYTENQDVANAVASLGCLHGLCGTTQYRMAQLLRDRDWINQVYLSENHSRLRAAHAYVTEELETLGVPFLRTKAGFFVWIDLRKYLRIDTFEEEFSLWRRFLDHKVLLSCGKAFECKEPGWFRLVFSDKIHRLWLGMQRIREVLGKEPQLAKIPSPCQPLEKSIQSR
- the LOC127540011 gene encoding 1-aminocyclopropane-1-carboxylate synthase-like protein 1 isoform X1; translation: MFSMLKQEDRDLAPSPAPSLGTNHGEGLGRESSEKRDEDPVDFYGLGDPAAKFSQMSPYLSSRGSIIKCFRDAAEEGYKAYHLDEYDEDKNPNGIINLGTSENKLCFDLLSSRLNQKDMQHIEPPLLQYPDWKGHRWLRDEVAGFLTYYCKAPVPLKPENVVVANGCASLFSALATVLCNAGEAFLISSPYYGAITQHVYLYGNVRLVYAHLDSRVTGMDSRPFQLTVRKLEIALQGAKSEGINVRGLILINPHNPLGDIYSQEQLQEFLDFAKRHELHVIVDEIYMLSVFDESAMFQSVLSMDRLPDPQKTHMIWGTSKDFGISGVRFATLYTENQDVANAVASLGCLHGLCGTTQYRMAQLLRDRDWINQVYLSENHSRLRAAHAYVTEELETLGVPFLRTKAGFFVWIDLRKYLRIDTFEEEFSLWRRFLDHKVLLSCGKAFECKEPGWFRLVFSDKIHRLWLGMQRIREVLGKEPQLAKIPSPCQPLEKSIQSR